The window TATCTCGCCGCCCAGCCGGAACGGTACGATCAAGCTTTTCTCAATGAGTTGCGCAAATTCCGTTTTGCCGGCAGCATATATGCCGTGCGGGAAGGCACCATTGTTTTTCCGAACGAGCCGCTCATTCGCGTGGAGGGCAGAGTGTTTGAAACGCAGTTGATCGAGACGGCGCTGTTAAACTTTATGAATTACCAGACGCTGATTGCCACCAAGGCTTCACGGATCAAGCAAACGTCGCCAGCCGATGTGTTTCTGGAATTTGGCTCGCGGCGCGCCCAGGAAGCCGATGCGGCCATTTGGGGCGCGCGGGCGGCCTATATCGCCGGATTTGCCGCCACATCCAATGTCCGCGCCGGCAAACTGTTCGGCATTCCCGCTGTGGGCACGCACTCGCACAGTTGGGTGCAAATGTTTCCCAGCGAATTGGAGGCGTTTTTGAGTTTTGCCCGCGCCTGTCCCGACCATGTTACGCTGCTGGTGGATACTTACGACACGCTGAAAAGCGGAATCCCCAATGCGATCCAAGCGGCCAAGATTTTGGCGGAAGAGGGAATCCGCTTAAAATCGGTCCGGCTGGACAGCGGCGATCTCGCCTATTTGTCCATCAAAGCCAGGGAAATGCTGGATCAAGCGGGTTTGCGGGACGTGAAGATTATTGCTTCCAATGATTTGGACGAAGATACGATTTTTCATTTGAAAGCGCAAGGCTGCCGCATCGATATGTGGGGCGTCGGCACCCATCTGATTACGGCGCAGGACCAGCCGTCGTTGGGCGGCGTGTACAAGCTGGCGGCCAAAGAAAACGGCGGCGTGTTCGAGCCGACCATCAAGATTTCCGCCAATCCGGAAAAGGTGACAACGCCCGGCATCAAGGAAGTTTACCGGATTATCGGCGGAAAGTCCGGCAAGGCGGAAGCGGATTATATCGCGTTGACGGAAGAAGATGATGTGAAGCAGGGCAAGCGGATCAAGTTATTTGACCCGGTCCATCCGTATTTGAAAAAATGGATTTCCGACTATGTCGCTGTTCCGCTCCTCGATCCCATCATCGTAAACGGCGAAAGAACAGGCGAACTGCCTGATTTGGCGGAAATCCGCAACCATCATCAGCGGCAAATCGGGCTGTTCTGGCCGGAATATTTGCGCAGGCTGAATCCGGAAATATATCCGGTGGATTTAAGCCAAAAAACGTGGGATTTGCGGATGGAAATGATCAAAACGGTGACCGGACAATAACAGATGGACGCGGTTGGCCGATAGAGTTTGCTTATATCAGCCCG is drawn from Bacilli bacterium and contains these coding sequences:
- a CDS encoding nicotinate phosphoribosyltransferase — protein: MSYCDLALHTDKYQINMMYAHWKNGTHNRKTVFDAYFRKLPFAGGYAVFAGLKRIVEYVEQICFKEEDLAYLAAQPERYDQAFLNELRKFRFAGSIYAVREGTIVFPNEPLIRVEGRVFETQLIETALLNFMNYQTLIATKASRIKQTSPADVFLEFGSRRAQEADAAIWGARAAYIAGFAATSNVRAGKLFGIPAVGTHSHSWVQMFPSELEAFLSFARACPDHVTLLVDTYDTLKSGIPNAIQAAKILAEEGIRLKSVRLDSGDLAYLSIKAREMLDQAGLRDVKIIASNDLDEDTIFHLKAQGCRIDMWGVGTHLITAQDQPSLGGVYKLAAKENGGVFEPTIKISANPEKVTTPGIKEVYRIIGGKSGKAEADYIALTEEDDVKQGKRIKLFDPVHPYLKKWISDYVAVPLLDPIIVNGERTGELPDLAEIRNHHQRQIGLFWPEYLRRLNPEIYPVDLSQKTWDLRMEMIKTVTGQ